From Denticeps clupeoides unplaced genomic scaffold, fDenClu1.1, whole genome shotgun sequence, the proteins below share one genomic window:
- the gabpb2a gene encoding GA-binding protein subunit beta-2a isoform X1 — protein MSLVDLGKRLLEAARKGLDDEVRTLMANGAPFTTDWVIPYTKLGTSPLHLAAQQGHYSTAEVLLRAGVSRDARTKVDRTPLHMAAAEGHDIIVELLVRSGADINAKDMLKMTALHWAAQHGHHKVAEMLVKHGADVHALSKFDKTPFDIAVDIQHSDLMLLLQEGMQVNVNTDATVTSGTPQFIIQGIPGLQGGVVNLTELIKSGSVDSEEAIAASALDPSIQQVVNESGQRVITIVTDQHGNLQTGGLGQQIFVTMQHGQQMLAVPSNHVTEEVVEEESQPPPARKRKIEVISNHMEAEDTELLQKQLQEANRKAQEYRQQLLRKEQEAEQYRIQLEAMSQVQTNGSADVEEEETVAPVGSDEEVVVLSDGAIIIKNEELDTAEQQVMLVETTAGHTEVIS, from the exons ATGTCACTGGTGGACCTAGGAAAGCGTCTTTTGGAGGCTGCAAGGAAAGGCCTGGATGACGAGGTCAGGACCCTCATGGCCAATGGTGCGCCTTTCACCACAGACTGGGTAATACCTTATACTAAG CTGGGCACATCTCCATTGCACCTGGCAGCGCAGCAAGGGCACTACTCTACTGCTGAGGTGCTGCTTCGTGCAGGTGTCAGCAGGGATGCCCGGACCAAAGTGGACAGGACACCCCTGCACATGGCTGCAGCGGAGGGACATGACATCATTGTGGAGCTGTTGGTCCGG AGTGGTGCAGATATTAACGCTAAGGACATGCTGAAGATGACTGCGCTCCACTGGGCTGCACAACATGGCCACCACAAAGTAGCTGAGATGCTGGTGAAACATGGCGCAGACGTCCATGCACTCAGCAAGTTTGACAAGACACCGTTTGATATTGCGGTCGACATTCAGCACAGCGATCTCATGCTTCTATTGCAG GAGGGCATGCAGGTGAACGTGAATACAGATGCCACTGTGACTAGTGGGACTCCACAGTTCATCATTCAAGGCATACCAGGTCTGCAGGGTGGTGTGGTCAACCTCACTGAGTTGATTAAGAGTGGGTCAG TTGACTCTGAGGAGGCGATTGCTGCCAGTGCCCTGGACCCCAGCATCCAGCAGGTTGTCAATGAGAGTGGTCAGAGGGTCATCACCATAGTAACTGACCAGCATGGCAACCTCCAGACGGGTGGGCTTGGGCAGCAAATCTTTGTGACAATGCAGCACGGTCAACAGA TGTTAGCAGTGCCATCCAATCATGTTACTGAGGAAGTAGTGGAGGAGGAGTCCCAACCACCACCAGCACGTAAAAGGAAGATAGAAGTCATATCTAATCACATGGAGGCTGAGGACACG GAACTGTTACAGAAACAGCTCCAGGAAGCAAACCGGAAGGCCCAGGAGTACCGGCAGCAGCTGCTGAGGAAGGAGCAGGAAGCAGAACAGTACAGAATACAGCTGGAGGCCATGAGCCAGGTCCAAACCAATGGCTCAGCtgatgtggaggaggaggagacggtAGCCCCCGTAGGGTCAGACGAGGAAGTGGTAGTCCTGTCAGATGGCgccatcatcatcaaaaacGAAGAGCTGGACACAGCCGAGCAGCAGGTCATGCTGGTGGAGACAACGGCCGGGCACACAGAGGTCATCTCTTAG
- the gabpb2a gene encoding GA-binding protein subunit beta-2a isoform X2 yields the protein MSLVDLGKRLLEAARKGLDDEVRTLMANGAPFTTDWLGTSPLHLAAQQGHYSTAEVLLRAGVSRDARTKVDRTPLHMAAAEGHDIIVELLVRSGADINAKDMLKMTALHWAAQHGHHKVAEMLVKHGADVHALSKFDKTPFDIAVDIQHSDLMLLLQEGMQVNVNTDATVTSGTPQFIIQGIPGLQGGVVNLTELIKSGSVDSEEAIAASALDPSIQQVVNESGQRVITIVTDQHGNLQTGGLGQQIFVTMQHGQQMLAVPSNHVTEEVVEEESQPPPARKRKIEVISNHMEAEDTELLQKQLQEANRKAQEYRQQLLRKEQEAEQYRIQLEAMSQVQTNGSADVEEEETVAPVGSDEEVVVLSDGAIIIKNEELDTAEQQVMLVETTAGHTEVIS from the exons ATGTCACTGGTGGACCTAGGAAAGCGTCTTTTGGAGGCTGCAAGGAAAGGCCTGGATGACGAGGTCAGGACCCTCATGGCCAATGGTGCGCCTTTCACCACAGACTGG CTGGGCACATCTCCATTGCACCTGGCAGCGCAGCAAGGGCACTACTCTACTGCTGAGGTGCTGCTTCGTGCAGGTGTCAGCAGGGATGCCCGGACCAAAGTGGACAGGACACCCCTGCACATGGCTGCAGCGGAGGGACATGACATCATTGTGGAGCTGTTGGTCCGG AGTGGTGCAGATATTAACGCTAAGGACATGCTGAAGATGACTGCGCTCCACTGGGCTGCACAACATGGCCACCACAAAGTAGCTGAGATGCTGGTGAAACATGGCGCAGACGTCCATGCACTCAGCAAGTTTGACAAGACACCGTTTGATATTGCGGTCGACATTCAGCACAGCGATCTCATGCTTCTATTGCAG GAGGGCATGCAGGTGAACGTGAATACAGATGCCACTGTGACTAGTGGGACTCCACAGTTCATCATTCAAGGCATACCAGGTCTGCAGGGTGGTGTGGTCAACCTCACTGAGTTGATTAAGAGTGGGTCAG TTGACTCTGAGGAGGCGATTGCTGCCAGTGCCCTGGACCCCAGCATCCAGCAGGTTGTCAATGAGAGTGGTCAGAGGGTCATCACCATAGTAACTGACCAGCATGGCAACCTCCAGACGGGTGGGCTTGGGCAGCAAATCTTTGTGACAATGCAGCACGGTCAACAGA TGTTAGCAGTGCCATCCAATCATGTTACTGAGGAAGTAGTGGAGGAGGAGTCCCAACCACCACCAGCACGTAAAAGGAAGATAGAAGTCATATCTAATCACATGGAGGCTGAGGACACG GAACTGTTACAGAAACAGCTCCAGGAAGCAAACCGGAAGGCCCAGGAGTACCGGCAGCAGCTGCTGAGGAAGGAGCAGGAAGCAGAACAGTACAGAATACAGCTGGAGGCCATGAGCCAGGTCCAAACCAATGGCTCAGCtgatgtggaggaggaggagacggtAGCCCCCGTAGGGTCAGACGAGGAAGTGGTAGTCCTGTCAGATGGCgccatcatcatcaaaaacGAAGAGCTGGACACAGCCGAGCAGCAGGTCATGCTGGTGGAGACAACGGCCGGGCACACAGAGGTCATCTCTTAG
- the gabpb2a gene encoding GA-binding protein subunit beta-2a isoform X3 encodes MSLVDLGKRLLEAARKGLDDEVRTLMANGAPFTTDWVIPYTKLGTSPLHLAAQQGHYSTAEVLLRAGVSRDARTKVDRTPLHMAAAEGHDIIVELLVRSGADINAKDMLKMTALHWAAQHGHHKVAEMLVKHGADVHALSKFDKTPFDIAVDIQHSDLMLLLQEGMQVNVNTDATVTSGTPQFIIQGIPVDSEEAIAASALDPSIQQVVNESGQRVITIVTDQHGNLQTGGLGQQIFVTMQHGQQMLAVPSNHVTEEVVEEESQPPPARKRKIEVISNHMEAEDTELLQKQLQEANRKAQEYRQQLLRKEQEAEQYRIQLEAMSQVQTNGSADVEEEETVAPVGSDEEVVVLSDGAIIIKNEELDTAEQQVMLVETTAGHTEVIS; translated from the exons ATGTCACTGGTGGACCTAGGAAAGCGTCTTTTGGAGGCTGCAAGGAAAGGCCTGGATGACGAGGTCAGGACCCTCATGGCCAATGGTGCGCCTTTCACCACAGACTGGGTAATACCTTATACTAAG CTGGGCACATCTCCATTGCACCTGGCAGCGCAGCAAGGGCACTACTCTACTGCTGAGGTGCTGCTTCGTGCAGGTGTCAGCAGGGATGCCCGGACCAAAGTGGACAGGACACCCCTGCACATGGCTGCAGCGGAGGGACATGACATCATTGTGGAGCTGTTGGTCCGG AGTGGTGCAGATATTAACGCTAAGGACATGCTGAAGATGACTGCGCTCCACTGGGCTGCACAACATGGCCACCACAAAGTAGCTGAGATGCTGGTGAAACATGGCGCAGACGTCCATGCACTCAGCAAGTTTGACAAGACACCGTTTGATATTGCGGTCGACATTCAGCACAGCGATCTCATGCTTCTATTGCAG GAGGGCATGCAGGTGAACGTGAATACAGATGCCACTGTGACTAGTGGGACTCCACAGTTCATCATTCAAGGCATACCAG TTGACTCTGAGGAGGCGATTGCTGCCAGTGCCCTGGACCCCAGCATCCAGCAGGTTGTCAATGAGAGTGGTCAGAGGGTCATCACCATAGTAACTGACCAGCATGGCAACCTCCAGACGGGTGGGCTTGGGCAGCAAATCTTTGTGACAATGCAGCACGGTCAACAGA TGTTAGCAGTGCCATCCAATCATGTTACTGAGGAAGTAGTGGAGGAGGAGTCCCAACCACCACCAGCACGTAAAAGGAAGATAGAAGTCATATCTAATCACATGGAGGCTGAGGACACG GAACTGTTACAGAAACAGCTCCAGGAAGCAAACCGGAAGGCCCAGGAGTACCGGCAGCAGCTGCTGAGGAAGGAGCAGGAAGCAGAACAGTACAGAATACAGCTGGAGGCCATGAGCCAGGTCCAAACCAATGGCTCAGCtgatgtggaggaggaggagacggtAGCCCCCGTAGGGTCAGACGAGGAAGTGGTAGTCCTGTCAGATGGCgccatcatcatcaaaaacGAAGAGCTGGACACAGCCGAGCAGCAGGTCATGCTGGTGGAGACAACGGCCGGGCACACAGAGGTCATCTCTTAG
- the mllt11 gene encoding protein AF1q, whose amino-acid sequence MLETSNSQYDAFLYWRQPIPALDLSELQDLGLSEMTSHQNIKSSKKQKAQQMNWERDQGVDDLLEYSTFNYWREPIACIDTLDFNLLL is encoded by the coding sequence ATGCTGGAGACCTCAAACAGCCAATATGATGCTTTCCTCTACTGGAGACAGCCAATACCAGCTCTGGATCTGTCTGAGCTGCAGGACTTGGGTTTGTCTGAAATGACATCACACCAGAACATCAAGTCCAGCAAGAAACAGAAGGCCCAGCAGATGAACTGGGAGCGAGACCAGGGTGTGGACGATCTCTTGGAATATTCCACCTTCAACTACTGGAGAGAGCCCATCGCCTGTATCGACACCCTGGACTTCAACCTGCTGTTGTGA
- the rrp1 gene encoding ribosomal RNA processing protein 1 homolog A yields the protein MAPIVQEAEIVLAQRLASNEKRVRNKAIRKLRNYLKLRSQRPDGGFGVDELLKIWKGLFYCLWMQDKPLLQEELSESIAALIHNFHTADMQLLYFEAFLHTFKREWNGIDRLRMDKFYQLVRFVFRQVFEMLKRRDWDSSVVSKFLQLLSSQLLNGSAPSGLLLHVLDLYLAELARIGALQLTADQNLTFIDPFCCTAVKTRDHVLLQSICTGVFGLIVDHAPFAIGSIMNEIKDGGVDCSSDSGQASEEESQMDCAPEHKLVNGTDSEEADYNDDDDSLEMSDEPEVPEDEDIGPVLQFDYGMLAKRLFDLACRVNTPSYNRNKLYRMVKILRDLSEGVFPQDEGPEEVSTDEDDDDFASRKRIKKKRRQHGQEQSEEEDFPTKLKKAKDAGILTEPPADQILEKRKKRRRSVKGIGSTGTNTPKQETMPEPTKNQPQLKFGESQESDEVHCSEQFVLEETPPCSLKKTKKQKKQRAAVGTDIEMIEADGADPTCPDGTLSCDSVDTDQKQASLESDGKQLKITKKKQKRQLQQINEQQVDQVQQKRRSGQMTEEQLESFESTDTANKVKKKQKSTLIKPLPANTNTDTATHLRPSRRKQAKAANNDSSMATEENEGPTQMNGCRKKQTKVGVKKRKLSKRQQETGSEFISFQSGPKAPTPLYCKTKLGVKAQKYVGKKVTFGLKNNKTAEFRRMDRSCVLSPSGEARVPFDPEQKPKCGVLKSPVTPKRKCATLRRATAADFF from the exons ATGGCGCCGATCGTCCAAGAGGCTGAAATCGTTCTCGCGCAGAGACTGGCGTCCAACGAAAAACGCGTCCGGAACAAAGCCATTCGTAAACTGCGTAACTACCTGAAATTGCGCTCACAACGGCCCGACG GGGGCTTTGGTGTGGATGAATTACTGAAGATCTGGAAGGGGCTCTTCTACTGTCTGTGGATGCAGGATAAACCTCTGCTTCAg GAGGAGCTGTCAGAAAGCATCGCTGCTCTTATCCACAACTTCCATACCGCAGACATGC AACTACTTTACTTTGAGGCATTCCTTCACACATTTAAGAGAGAGTGGAATGGCATTGACAGACTCCGAATGGACAAGTTCTACCAG CTTGTGCGGTTTGTGTTCAGGCAGGTCTTTGAGATGCTGAAGAGAAGGGACTGGGACAGCAG TGTGGTCAGCAAGTTCCTGCAGCTCCTGTCCAGCCAGCTGTTGAATGGCTCTGCACCGTCTGGTCTGCTGCTGCATGTCTTGGATCTTTACCTGGCGGAGCTGGCACGCATAGGCGctctgcag CTGACAGCAGATCAGAATCTCACCTTCattgatcctttctgctgtacTGCAGTGAAAACTAGAGA CCATGTGCTTCTACAGTCCATATGCACCGGTGTGTTTGGGCTGATTGTAGATCATGCTCCTTTTGCCATCGGCAGTATCATGAATGAGATCAAGGATGGGGGTGTGGATTGTTCCTCTGACTCCGGACAGGCATCAGAAGAGGAGTCACAAATGGACTGTGCACCTGAACATAAGTTGGTGAATG GTACAGATTCAGAGGAAGCTGActacaatgatgatgatgattcatTAGAAATGAGTGATGAACCTGAAGTTCCAGAAGATGAAGACATTGGACCAGTTCTTCAG ttTGATTATGGCATGCTTGCCAAGCGGCTGTTTGACTTGGCATGTCGTGTGAACACCCCGAGCTACAACAGGAACAAGCTGTACAGAATGGTGAAAAT aCTGCGGGACCTGAGTGAAG gTGTTTTTCCACAAGATGAAGGACCAGAGGAGGTGTCCactgatgaggatgatgatgattttgCCAGCAGGAAGAGGATAAAGAAAAAGAGGCGGCAACATGGACAAGAACAGAGTGAGGAAGAAGACTTCcccacaaaattaaaaaaag CAAAAGATGCTGGGATCTTGACTGAGCCTCCTGCAGATCAAATtctggagaaaagaaagaaaagaagaagatcAGTGAAGGGAATAGGGTCTACAGGAACGAACACTCCCAAGCAGGAAACAATGCCTGAACCCACTAAGAATCAACCACAATTGAAatttggtgaatcacaggaaaGTGATGAGGTCCACTGCTCTGAGCAGTTTGTGCTAGAGGAAACTCCACCATGTTCCTTGAAgaaaactaaaaaacaaaagaaacaaagagcAGCTGTGGGGACTGATATCGAGATGATTGAGGCTGATGGAGCAGACCCCACCTGCCCTGATGGGACTTTATCTTGTGATTCAGTGGACACTGACCAGAAGCAGGCATCACTTGAGTCAGATGGGAAGCAGCTGAAGATCacgaagaagaagcagaaacgGCAGCTGCAGCAGATAAATGAGCAGCAGGTGGATCAGGTTCAGCAGAAGAGACGCAGTGGACAAATGACCGAGGAGCAGCTGGAGAGTTTCGAGAGCACAGACACTGCGAACAAGGTGAAGAAGAAGCAAAAATCCACCCTCATAAAACCCCTACCTGCCAATACCAACACAGACACAGCCACCCACCTCCGCCCCAGCAGGAGGAAACAGGCCAAGGCTGCCAACAATGACAGCAGCATGGCCACCGAGGAGAACGAGGGACCAACGCAGATGAATGGGTGCAGAAAGAAGCAAACTAAGGTTGGGGTCAAGAAAAGGAAACTAAGCAAG CGGCAGCAGGAGACCGGGTCAGAGTTCATTTCCTTCCAGAGTGGACCAAAAGCTCCTACTCCACTGTACTGTAAAAccaag CTGGGGGTAAAAGCCCAAAAATATGTGGGAAAGAAAGTTACATTTGGTCTGAAGAACAACAAAACAGCAG aatttagGAGGATGGACCGCAGCTGTGTCCTCAGCCCAAGTGGAGAAGCTCGTGTGCCCTTTGATCCGGAGCAGAAGCCAAAGTGTGGGGTTCTGAAATCTCCAGTTACCCCAAAGCGCAAATGTGCCACTCTGAGGCGAGCAACTGCTGCTGATTTCTTCTGA